Proteins from a single region of Helicoverpa armigera isolate CAAS_96S chromosome 21, ASM3070526v1, whole genome shotgun sequence:
- the LOC110380792 gene encoding LOW QUALITY PROTEIN: ubiquitin thioesterase trabid (The sequence of the model RefSeq protein was modified relative to this genomic sequence to represent the inferred CDS: inserted 2 bases in 2 codons): MSEEVQNEGSRHSASLGEPGAPAAECAALDASTAVSQTTITQMTASSAPAAEGAKWCCDVCTYENFPLSRKCTMCRSPKSALNEDIFRLQDGASALPAPDATGAEAVAERLXPLRISSPQGASASSVAKWSCPTCTYDNWPKALKCAMCGSSNPLGAAPGGPGGAGINELSSPASLHSLDKRSKRRAGPDWVWLQACLGVVEGSARCVDAYLAQGGDPARALTPQEVALLNRASAFDAGHTLVHLAIRFQRQEILSTLLSRISGGGPGLKRSPSYIAPDLASAIRRHIASCVRYKKGSFPCRYINEFCTFYLPAEIEELPAPIQEQLFSELLDRDAMATLEADPPLINWSAELRRHGSRLYALWNRSAGDCLPDAVCQAAYGVADRANTLRAALGDALGARALYARWAAWERAQAARLQYAPDEAQLRAEWXRLAAAAARPGAALHQLHVFALAHVLRRPILVYGVDVVNSFRGEALGYARFRGLYLPLLCEPDACSKSPLSLGYTRGHFSALVPLQPRAPAYIRDARAPQALLPLTDLDGKLLPVHFLTGDEMADAEAVVRRWVSACVTGGGVLAARQTLHARPLLQAQMLEEWLNHYRRLAQQTRGPFPPRLQPAAAEFSSDADTDEE, translated from the exons ATGAGTGAGGAGGTGCAGAATGAGGGGAGCAGGCACAGCGCGTCGCTGGGCGAGCCCGGCGCGCCCGCCGCCGAGTGCGCCGCGCTCGACGCCTCCACCGCCGTCTCACAGACCACCATCACCCAG ATGACGGCGAGCTCCGCGCCGGCCGCCGAGGGCGCCAAGTGGTGCTGCGACGTGTGCACCTACGAGAACTTCCCGCTCTCACGCAAG TGCACCATGTGCCGCAGCCCTAAGTCCGCGCTCAACGAGGACATCTTCCGGCTGCAGGACGGCGCCAGCGCGCTGCCGGCGCCCGACGCCACCG GTGCGGAGGCGGTGGCGGAGCGAC TGCCGCTGAGGATATCTTCCCCGCAGGGCGCCAGCGCGTCGTCCGTCGCCAAGTGGTCGTGCCCG ACGTGCACGTACGACAACTGGCCCAAGGCGCTGAAGTGCGCCATGTGCGGCAGCAGCAACCCCCTGGGCGCGGCGCCGGGCGGGCCGGGCGGCGCGGGCATCAACGAGCTGAGCAGCCCCGCGTCGCTGCACTCGCTGGACAAGCGCAGCAAGCGGCGCGCGGGCCCGGACTGGGTGTGGCTGCAGGCGTGCCTGGGCGTGGTGGAGGGCTCGGCGCGCTGCGTGGACGCCTACCTGGCGCAGGGCGGCGACCCCGCCCGCGCGCTCACGCCGCAGGAGGTGGCGCTGCTCAACCGCGCCTCCGCCTTCGACGCCGGCCACACGCTCGTGCACCTCGCCATACG GTTTCAGCGACAAGAAATTTTGTCGACATTACTGTCGCGGATATCGGGCGGCGGGCCCGGCCTCAAGAGATCTCCTTCATACATCG CGCCGGACCTGGCGTCGGCGATCCGGCGGCACATCGCCAGCTGCGTGCGCTACAAGAAGGGCAGCTTCCCGTGCCGGTACATCAACGAGTTCTGCACCTTCTACCTGCCAGCCG AGATCGAGGAGCTGCCGGCGCCGATCCAGGAGCAGCTGTTCTCGGAGCTGCTGGACCGCGACGCCATGGCCACGCTGGAGGCCGACCCGCCGCTCATCAACTGGAGCGCCGAGCTGCGGCGCCACGGCTCGCGCCTGTACGCGCTGTGGAACCGCTCGGCCGGCGACTGCCTGCCCGACGCCGTGTGCCAGGCGGCGTACGGCGTGGCGGACCGCGCCAACACGCTGCGGGCGGCACTCGGGGACGCGCTGGGGGCCCGGGCGCTGTACGCGCGCTGGGCGGCGTGGGAgcgcgcgcaggcggcgcggcTGCAGTACGCGCCCGACGAGGCGCAGCTGCGCGCCGAGT CGCGCCTggcggccgccgccgcgcgcccgGGCGCCGCGCTGCACCAGCTGCACGTGTTCGCGCTGGCGCACGTGCTGCGCCGCCCCATCCTCGTGTACGGCGTGGACGTCGTCAACTCGTTCCGCGGCGAGGCGCTGGGCTACGCGCGCTTCCGCGGCCTCTACCTGCCGCTGCTGTGCGAGCCCGACGCCTGCAGCAAGTCGCCGCTGAGCCTGGGCTACACGCGCGGCCACTTCTCCGCGCTCGTGCCGCTGCAGCCGCGCGCGCCCGCCTACATCCGCGACGCGCGCGCCCCGCAGGCGCTGCTGCCGCTCACCGACCTGGACGGCAAGCTGCTGCCCGTGCACTTCCTCACCGGCGACGAG ATGGCGGACGCGGAGGCGGTGGTGCGGCGCTGGGTGTCGGCGTGCGTGACGGGCGGCGGCGTGCTGGCGGCGCGGCAGACGCTGCACGCGCGGCCGCTGCTGCAGGCGCAGATGCTGGAGGAGTGGCTCAACCACTACCGGCGCCTCGC GCAGCAGACGCGCGGCCCCTTCCCGCCGCGGCTGCAGCCGGCCGCCGCCGAGTTCTCCAGCGACGCCGACACGGACGAGGAGTAG
- the LOC110380780 gene encoding uncharacterized protein LOC110380780 gives MARSLWFSYGGTHFVEKFLAVLVIIGKSHPEEVAKLQSEIELLKQTIDSLKVSVESRDAAIGTLAREKEKIYVELKSAQRTNRNLHQQLVDERDIHSKEKDFLINEIKRLTKRNEYESNEQESKDLTEDQVKSSLHEELKAKDEVIYNIGTKYLKIKSSKIFFQKKLEKLQAQNKKTCEKIILLLQDNRKTLDNLLDKLLKSSSVSPNSKKYLKLLQINASLHYENTQLKIYLSSQQESTSSNSVPQHHSDRCCPVDTDKQTSFETKSEEKMNHYINTKFKLFNTHGFEALKSFKYIHRSFSPNVRGTIYRSVSDSCIVRSTLSELVNASNIL, from the exons ATGGCTCGCTCACTATGGTTCAGCTATGGTGGA ACGCATTTTGTCGAAAAGTTCCTTGCGGTCCTCGTCATCATCGGGAAAAGTCATCCGGAGGAAGTCGCCAAGTTGCAAAGTGAAATAGAGTTACTCAAGCAAACAATCGATTCTCTAAAAGTTTCAGTAGAAAGTAGAGATGCAGCAATAGGTACGCTAGCTCgtgaaaaggaaaaaatatacgtGGAATTAAAGAGCGCACAAAGAACAAACAGGAATTTACATCAACAGCTTGTTGATGAAAG GGATATTCATTCTAAGGAAAAGGATTTTCTCATAAATGAGATTAAGAGATTGACTAAACGAAACGAATACGAAAGTAACGAGCAGGAGAGTAAGGAT ttaactgAAGATCAAGTAAAAAGCTCTTTGCATGAAGAATTAAAAGCTAAGGATgaagttatttataacattggaactaagtatctaaaaataaaatcgagcaaaatattctttcaaaagAAATTGGAAAAATTACAAGCACAGAACAAAAAG aCGTGCGAGAAGATTATTCTGTTGTTGCAAGATAATAGAAAAACGTTGGACAATCTTCTGGATAAGCTTTTAAAATCTTCTTCAGTATCTCCCAAtagtaaaaagtatttaaagctATTGCAAATAAATGCCAGCTTGCATTACGAAAACACTCAACTTAAAATATACCTTTCATCTCAACAAGAGTCTACCAGCAGCAACAGCGTGCCGCAGCATCACTCAGACAGGTGCTGCCCCGTAGACACCGACAAGCAGACGTCGTTTGAAACCAAGTCCGAGGAAAAAATGAATCATTACATTAATACAAAGTTCAAACTATTCAATACGCATGGTTTTGAAGCTCTGAAAAGTTTCAAGTACATTCATAGAAGTTTTTCGCCAAATGTTCGAGGTACGATTTATAGGTCAGTTTCAGATTCTTGCATCGTGAGATCGACGTTAAGTGAATTAGTGAATGCTAGTAATATATTGTAA
- the LOC110380778 gene encoding nucleoplasmin-like protein isoform X2, whose amino-acid sequence MSDEYFYGVTLSTSHQSETWDPEAKAEYPRSNKLLIRQALLGPDAKPDELNVVQVETMSLQESVKIPVAVLKAGESRHARLDIEFPDAPVTFTLIQGSGPVHLIGQHLVGALVEEFEDMEEMEEEMLDEEEGDDSQFKDEDDEEGEPKGKKAKMSNNAKGKAPSPKKNAKK is encoded by the exons ATGTCGGACGAATATTTCTATG GTGTTACCTTGTCGACATCACATCAGTCGGAGACATGGGACCCAGAGGCAAAGGCGGAATACCCTCGCAGCAACAAGCTGCTCATACGTCAAGCACTGTTGGGTCCCGACGCCAAGCCCGATGAACTCAATGTTGTTCAG GTTGAAACAATGTCACTTCAAGAGTCAGTCAAGATCCCTGTGGCTGTCTTGAAAGCAGGAGAGTCAAGACATGCACGTCTAGACATTGAGTTCCCAGATGCTCCGGTCACATTCACTCTTATTCAG GGATCAGGGCCAGTGCATTTGATTGGTCAACACCTGGTTGGTGCCCTCGTTGAGGAGTTTGAAGATATGGAGGAAATGGAGGAGGAGATGTTAGACGAGGAGGAAGGAGACGATTCTCAATTTAAG GATGAAGATGACGAAGAGGGCGAGCCCAAAGGCAAGAAGGCGAAAATGTCAAACAACGCTAAAGGCAAGGCTCCGTCGCCCAAAAAGAATGCCAAGAAGTGA
- the LOC110380778 gene encoding nucleoplasmin-like protein isoform X1, with protein sequence MSDEYFYGVTLSTSHQSETWDPEAKAEYPRSNKLLIRQALLGPDAKPDELNVVQVETMSLQESVKIPVAVLKAGESRHARLDIEFPDAPVTFTLIQGSGPVHLIGQHLVGALVEEFEDMEEMEEEMLDEEEGDDSQFKEDENKRKASAGKRKTNEDEDDEEGEPKGKKAKMSNNAKGKAPSPKKNAKK encoded by the exons ATGTCGGACGAATATTTCTATG GTGTTACCTTGTCGACATCACATCAGTCGGAGACATGGGACCCAGAGGCAAAGGCGGAATACCCTCGCAGCAACAAGCTGCTCATACGTCAAGCACTGTTGGGTCCCGACGCCAAGCCCGATGAACTCAATGTTGTTCAG GTTGAAACAATGTCACTTCAAGAGTCAGTCAAGATCCCTGTGGCTGTCTTGAAAGCAGGAGAGTCAAGACATGCACGTCTAGACATTGAGTTCCCAGATGCTCCGGTCACATTCACTCTTATTCAG GGATCAGGGCCAGTGCATTTGATTGGTCAACACCTGGTTGGTGCCCTCGTTGAGGAGTTTGAAGATATGGAGGAAATGGAGGAGGAGATGTTAGACGAGGAGGAAGGAGACGATTCTCAATTTAAG GAAGATGAGAATAAAAGGAAAGCATCAGCTGGCAAGCGCAAGACTAATGAG GATGAAGATGACGAAGAGGGCGAGCCCAAAGGCAAGAAGGCGAAAATGTCAAACAACGCTAAAGGCAAGGCTCCGTCGCCCAAAAAGAATGCCAAGAAGTGA
- the LOC110380777 gene encoding LOW QUALITY PROTEIN: uncharacterized protein LOC110380777 (The sequence of the model RefSeq protein was modified relative to this genomic sequence to represent the inferred CDS: inserted 4 bases in 3 codons), protein MDINNPHNQSYWFVLREDQSNVIFSSNNFAIQNPQIPLQDRTLRYIVDTGDNRQYIQVNEAPIVVQESISESAEKEIKPKDDDNFWDRNKIKLLLTLCLENRYRNVTKDKTFWDEIAIHLGSSSDXCKKYRNLRRTYIRLLKRXRLGKDIKWVHYNTCEEVFKECKSLPPSVLEPWEEHKVRRLLSLYIENLNKFRNPDCLQKDVWREIASQLGTTEYNCYHKFKNLKRAYFNWXERSRESGKPIKWQYHNYFERIFYNYNPNIGPWDKNKTRLLIEEYKQIADKFKNPRYQKKELWKEIAASVGERPMDCDKKFRNLKQTYIRLKMRADTGRCITKWRYYKDFETIYSGPTCFMSSQGPIKANKSPEDDYVKQLLTFYVDNKDRFRDPLVKKKSVWRMLAPRIGMTSEECDRKFRNLKQTYIRLAERKKETGKINSWPYYSYFERIFDDNTGGNHLCNHGFNIDNMTVTEIKRIMQEVQDRKDNDRFESLVQAVEESNNIQRERNRILQALLDKK, encoded by the exons ATGGATATCAACAATCCCCATAATCAAAGTTATTGGTTTGTGCTGAGGGAAGATCAGAGCAATGTCATATTCAGTAGCAATAACTTCGCCATACAGAATCCACAAA TTCCT TTACAGGACAGGACGCTGAGATATATAGTTGACACTGGTGACAACAGACAATATATACAAGTTAATGAAGCCCCTATAGTTGTACAAGAGAGTATCTCAGAAAGTGCTGAAAAGGAAATTAAACCAAAGGATGATGACAATTTCTGGGAcaggaacaaaataaaattactactaACATTGTGCTTAGAGAATAGATACAGAAATGTAACAAAAGACAAAACATTTTGGGATGAAATAGCAATCCACTTGGGCTCAAGTTCTga gtgtaaaaaatatagaaatttaAGGAGAACTTACATTAGACtcttgaaaa aaagattAGGCAAAGATATCAAATGGGTCCACTATAATACTTGTGAAGAAGTATTCAAAGAATGTAAATCACTTCCACCTTCTGTGTTGGAGCCATGGGAAGAGCACAAGGTGCGACGATTGTTGAGCCTCTACATAGAGAACCTGAACAAATTCAGAAATCCTGATTGTCTTCAGAAGGATGTATGGAGAGAGATAGCATCTCAGTTAGGCACAACAGAGTACAACTGCTATCATAAGTTTAAGAACCTGAAGAGGGCATACTTCAATT AAGAGAGAAGTAGAGAATCTGGAAAACCAATTAAATGGCAATACCATAACTACTTTGAGagaatattttacaattataatcCAAATATTGGCCCATgggacaaaaataaaacacgctTGTTAATAGAAGAATACAAGCAAATAGCTGATAAGTTCAAGAATCCCAGATATCAGAAAAAAGAGCTATGGAAAGAGATAGCGGCGTCAGTAGGGGAACGTCCTATGGACTGCGACAAAAAATTTCGTAACTTAAAGCAAACCTATATTAGGTTAAAGATGAGAGCTGACACAGGGAGATGTATAACCAAGTGGCGTTATTATAAAGATTTCGAAACTATTTACAGTGGGCCGACTTGCTTCATGAGCAGTCAAGGACCCATCAAGGCCAACAAGTCACCAGAGGATGATTATGTCAAGCAGCTGTTAACATTCTATGTCGACAATAAGGACAGATTTAGAGACCCTCTCGTCAAAAAGAAAAGTGTGTGGCGAATGTTGGCTCCAAGAATAGGCATGACTTCAGAAGAGTGCGATCGTAAATTCCGTAACTTGAAACAAACTTATATCAGGTTAgctgaaagaaagaaagagacTGGAAAGATTAATAGCTGgccatattattcttattttgagAGAATTTTTGATGATAACACGGGAGGAAATCATTTATGCAACCATGGATTTAACATAGATAACATGACTGTAACTGAAATAAAGAGAATAATGCAAGAAGTTCAGGACAGAAAAGATAATGATAGGTTTGAAAGTTTGGTGCAAGCTGTGGAAGAGTCAAACAACATACAAAGAGAACGAAATCGAATATTACAGGCTTTGCTTGATAAAAAGTGA